The DNA region GAGTTCGACCCGCTGTTCGAGGACATGTACGCCTGGTGTGAGGCACAGGGACTGGATCTGGACACCCTGATTCACGAGGAAGGCACCGCCCAGATGGAGATCAACTTCCGTCACGGTAACCCGCTCCACCTCGCTGACCAGATTTTCATCTTCAAACGCACGATGCGTGAGGCGGCACTTCGGCACAACGTCACCGCCACCTTCATGGCCAAACCCATGACCGGTGAGCCTGGCGGGCAATGCACCTGCACCAGAGCGTTGTGGACCTGGAGACCGGCCGCTCCGTCTTCTCCAACGAGGACGGTTCGATGAGCACACTCTTCATGCACCACATTGGCGGCCTTCAGCGGTAGGCGAGCGTCTGAGCGTGCGACAGACTTTATTCTTTAGCCAATCCCTGATTTTCAGTCACCGATCAACGGAACAGCCAGGCGGGAAGGGACCCACCCGGCTGCGTCGAGGCTACGCGCGACGTGTCAGTTCAGATGATTCTTCAGCGCTCCGGCCGCCTGTTCCAAGGCCGAACGGGTCGCCGGGAGGCCGCTGACCACGTTGAGCAGACCGAAGTCGTGGATCATGCCGTTGTAGCGAGTGGCGGTGACGTCCACCCCGGCGGCGTCCAGCTTGCGCGCGTAGGCTTCGCCTTCGTCACGCAGCACGTCGAACTCGGCAGTCTGTACTAAGGCCGGCGGCAGTCCCTTGAGCTGCTCGGCGCTGGCGCGCAGCGGCGAGGCATAGACCTGGGCGCGCTCGGCGGTGTCGCTGGCGTAGCTGTCCCAGAACCACTTCATCATGTTGCGGGTCAGGAAGTGACCGTCAGCGAACTGCTGGTAGGAGCCGTTCTCGAAGCTGGCGTCGGTCACCGGCCAGAGCAGCAACTGGAACTTCAGCGCCGGGCTTCCCTTGTCCTTGGCCATCAGGCTGACCACTGCGGCCATGTTGCCGCCCGCGCTGTTGCCGGCCACCGCCAGACGCTTGCCGTCGACGCCTATCTCATCGCCGTGCTCGGCCACCCAGCGGGTGGCGGCGTAGGCCTGGTTGATCGCGGTCGGGTAGTGCGCCTCGGGCGACGGCGTGTAGTCGACGTAGACCGCCGTCGCGCCGGAGCCGACCACCAGGTCGCGGATCAGTCGCGCGTGGGTCGGGTAGTCGCCGAGCACCCAGCCGCCGCCGTGGAAGTACATGAACACCGGCAGTCGGCCCTTGGCAGCGGCCGGGCGCACCACCTTCAGGCGGATCTCCTGACCGTCGACGCGTATGCTCCTGTCCTCGACGTCGATCCCGGAGCGATCCACCTCGACCGAGGCCTGGGCGCTCACCAGTACGGCGCGGGCGTCCTTCGGTGCGAGGGTTTCTAGCGGCTGGCCGCCGCCGGCGGCCAGGGTTTCGAGGAAGGTCTGGGTGTTGCGTTCGACGCCGGGGCTGCCGGCGGCGAAGGCGCTGCTGACGGCGAGGGCCAGAACGCCGGCGAACAAGGCTTTGACGATATTCATGGGGTTCTCCTTGTGAAGGCTGAGGCCGGCGATCAGGCCAGGGTCAGGGTGACGTCGATGTTGCCGCGCGTGGCGTTGGAGTATGGGCAGACGATGTGCGCCTTCTCCACCAGGGCGCGCGCTTCCTCGCAGTCCATGTCCGGGATGCTGATCTTCAGCTCCACCTCGATGCCGAACCCGTTGGGAATGGCGCCGATACCGACGATGCCTTCGATCCAAGTGTCCGCCGACAGCTTGTGCTTGTCGCGGGCGGCGACGAACTTCAGGGCGCCGAGGAAGCAGGCCGAGTAGCCGGCGGCGAACAGCTGCTCGGGGTTGGTGCCCGAACCGCCGGCACCGCCGAGTTCGCGCGGGGTGCTGAGGCTGACGTCGAGCACGCCGTCGGAGGAGACGGCGCGGCCGTCACGGCCGCCGGTGGCTTCGGCAGAGGCGCGGTAGAGGATGTTTTCGATGCTCATGGTGAAGCTCCATTTTAGGGGTGGGTGAAGTGTGTGATTGGGTTTGCGAATCAGCCGTCATGGTTGATCAGCCAGGCCAGGTAGAGGGCTTCGACGCGCTTACTGGTATCGGCCCGCTTGGCCTCGCTTTCCCCCAAGGCGGCCTGGGAGAGGAAAAGGGCGGTGACTGCGGCCAGGATCTGGTGGTGGACAACGGCTACACGCTGAGCTGAAGTGCGGAACGCCGAGCGGATCAGTCAACCGAGGGGTATTCGGCTGCAGAGTAGGGAAGCGTGCAGGTCGTTTCATGGCAGATCGTCCTGCACGAAAATGGATGTCATACGCCTGATCCAGGGCGTGGCCAGAAGTACGACGGGTACCATGGTGAGCCAGGACAGCAACCAGCTATCGACCCAGTACGACAGCAGCGGGGCGATCGGCAGGTGCATCGGGCTGGCAATGGCCGTGGCTACGGCGCAGGTAATTGCCGATTGGATGACAGCCGCTGTGTGCTGGCGATAGCGGTAAGAGATCTTGCGCATGTTCGCTGGCTCTCTCGAATGGGGTTGCGCCCTGCTGCATCGACTTTTAGTTGCCTTTGAGGCGCTCGAGGGTTTCCGCCGTGGTCCACAGCGCGTTGGCGATGAAGCGGTAGTTGATCAGCGCCGCCAGATATCCATCGCCTTCGGGCGCAGTCGGTCCCGCGGTCGCGTCACGCACCACGGCTACTTCGAAGCCCTGTTCCAGAAACTCGCGCAGGTGTGATTCCACGCACAGGTTCGCCGCCATACCGGCGAGGATGATCTGCGATACACCGTGCTTGCGCAGTTGCAGCGCCAGATCGTTGGTTTCCGGGCCGTAGACTTTATGCGGCGAGGCGATGATGGTCTTGCCGTCGAGGATGTATGGCTTGTACTCGGGCATGAAATCGGCGCCTGAGTTCTCGAACCCTTCGAGGGTCAGCGGGCCCTTGCGATCGAACATGCAGATGCTGTGCATGACCATTTCCAGCGGGCCGCCGAATTTCCACTCGTGGTCACAGGGGTAGTAGTAATGAGGGGACACGGCAACGGTGATTCCCGCATCCTTGGCAGCGGCGAAGAGCTGGCCGATGTGCTTGACCGTATCGTGTTCGATGATGCTCTTGCCGAATACACTCCAGCTCACACCTTCAGGGCTGAGGAAGTCGATTTGCGGATCGATGACCACCAGCGCGGCCTTGGCCAGGTCGAGCTGCATGCCTGGATCGGGCAGGGCGGGCTCTGCGGGGTCGGTGTATTGAGGGGCGATGGGACGTGGCTCGTGGCTCATGACGGGGACTCCGGTCGGCAATAGGACAATTCGCTCTCGCCGTGGCGGGTTGGAAGGCTCGCGGTTACCATCGGCGACCGTTGAATCCTATTTCAACGTCGAGCCGGGCTTTTGCCAGGACGTACTGAATCTTTTGCGGATTGTCCCTTTTATGGATGTCCTTTCAGAATTCTTCGACCGAACCAACCTGCAAGGCAGATTGTTCTTCTCTGGCCCGGTAGACGGGACACTGGTGCTGGATAAACCGCCAGGCATGGCGTTCATCCATGTCATTCAGCGGGGTGGCATCGATATGGTTCAGCCCGGAGTGCCGAATATCTCGATCAACGAGCCGGCGCTGCTGTTCTGTCCGAGCAGTTGCCGTTACCAGTTGCGGTCCAGCTCGGAGCAGCCGGCGGAACTGATCTGCGCCTCGTTTCAGTTCGGCCGGAACTCCCCAGGGCCGTTCCACCTAGGGCTGCAGGAAACGCTGGTGTTCCCGCTGGACACGCTGGAACACCTGGCGCCGGCGATCGGGTCGCTGGTGTCCGAGTTTCATGGGCAGGCCGCGGGTCGCTCGAAGGCCTTGAACCTGCTGTTCGAGTACCTATTCGTGCTGCTGGTCAGGCGTGCGGTGGGTGACGGGAGGATCTCCAGCGGTTTGCTGTTCGCGCTGCAGGATGGACGTCTGGCGACGGTGCTCAGCCGAATCCATGAAGCGCCAGAGGCGCCCTGGACTGTCGATGGGCTGGCGCGCCTGGCGAACATGTCCAGGTCCAGGTTTTCGGCTTACTTCACCGAAATCATGGGCAGCTCCCCGATGGGTTACGTCACCCACTGGCGGATGAAGGTCGCCCAGGACCTTTTGCGTGACGGCGTGCAGATCAAGGTGATCGCTTCATCGGTCGGATACAGCTCCCAGGCGTCTTTCTCCAGGGTTTTCGCCAATGTGGTGGGTTGTCCGCCCGCCGAGTGGATCAAGCGAGCTTCCCGCAACGAGCCACCCGTCATCACCGCCAGGGTGTGCCGCTGAGCGCCTGAGGCACGACCTAACCCGATCTTTCATCCTGCATCGTCCGCGAAGCGATCACTCCCTGCACCATTAACAACGCTGGTTCCAGGCATTCCACGATCTGAGTGGCCACGAGTGTAGGGTGAATCTTTCCGCCACCGGGTACAAAAAAGTGGATCGCCAAATCGTCTGCGCAGTTTGCTCAACACGTTACTCACCGCCGGCTGGGTTACATTCAGCTTGCGCGCCGCGCGAGATACGCCCAATTCTCGATAGACGACCATGAAGGTCACGAGCGTATTCAGGTCAATGGTGCGGAACAGCCGCTCATCGAAGTTCATGACTGGAGTCCCCTCAGCTTTTCCCTGCGAAGCTACCGAAGCGAATACTCGCGACGCCGGCCCCCAGGGAACGCACCAGCTCGTCCAGTTCCACCGTTGAAAAGTGGCGGACCATCTCTTCCAGGCTGCTCCAGTAGCCGCTGAACACCCATAGCCGCGGCTGGCACATGCTCCGAGTGACCCCATAGGCCTGCCAACCCGGTAGTTCCCGAAGGCGCGTGGCGAACTGCGCCAGACATTGCCTCCGTTCCCGGCCGGATGCTGATCTCCAGGGTACTCACGGCATTGATGGACATGGCGATAACCTCATGGGACAGAGGCCGGTGGGAGCACTAGAGGGAGAATCCGATATAGCGCTGGTTGGCGTAGGTTGTCTCACGCTACCGTTCGCGCAGCCCGCACTTTCGCGTACCGCGAGAGTCCGATCTTGATGCCGACCAGCACGGGGGCCGCGATTACAAAAAGCAGGGCAACTGCGATGAACGCTGTGTCGAAGGCAATCACGGTGGACTGACCTGTCACTACCCGGTCTAGAAGGCTAGTCGCTGCTTGGCTGGCGGCCACTGGGTCCATTCCTTTCACCGTCAGCAGGGCTGTCGTGCTCGTCAGCCGTTCGATGACCGCGCCGCGCCCTCCGGTGACGCTAGTGCCGAGGACCACAACATTGGCGGCGAGATCATGGTCGATCAGAGTCTGGAGTGCTGCGACCCCCATGAGACCACCCAGCTGGCGCCCCGTATTGAAGAGGCCGATTCCGGAGGCGAGGTTTCGGCTGTTGAGGTTGCTGAAGGCGATCAGCGTGATCGACAGGAACAGAAAGCCAAGGCCCAGGCCGCGCAACAGGATCGCTGCCGTCATGTCGCCCGTGCCGCTTTCGCTGGTCGAACCGGACAGCATCCACATCGCAGCCATGATCATCAGGATGCCAAAGGGCACTGTGGCGACCGGCGGAATGCGACGGACCTGCATGAGATAGGCAGCAATGAGGAGCGCGCCGATAAAAAACGCGCCACTCGGCAACAGGAGCTGGCCGGCATCGGTGGGTGTAAACGCGAGGACGGACAGGGCGAACGCCGGAATCAGGAACGCGCTCCCGAACAATGCGGCGCCGGCGACGAAACTGACGATAAAGGCGAAGGTAAAATCGCCCGATTTGAACAGGGTGAAGTCGAGCAGACCTTGGCCTTTGGCCAACACTTGTTGGCCGAGAAATGCCAGCAGAGCGGCTGCGCCGATCACGGTCAGCCACAGGATGCGAGGCTCCTCGAACCAGTCCCATCGGCTGCCCTGGCTGAAGACGTAGGTGAAACAAAAAAGGGTGGCACAGATCAGCGCGAAGCCGATCCAATCAAACGGGCGGTGCCGGATCTTAGCGGGCATTGGGCCGTCTGCGATCAGCAGAAGTCCGGTAGCCGCCAAGGCAAGCGGAACAACGCTGAAGAAGATCCATGTCCAGGATTGGCTATCGATCAACCACCCTTGAAGGGCCGGAGCGATCGTCGC from Pseudomonas cavernicola includes:
- a CDS encoding alpha/beta hydrolase — its product is MNIVKALFAGVLALAVSSAFAAGSPGVERNTQTFLETLAAGGGQPLETLAPKDARAVLVSAQASVEVDRSGIDVEDRSIRVDGQEIRLKVVRPAAAKGRLPVFMYFHGGGWVLGDYPTHARLIRDLVVGSGATAVYVDYTPSPEAHYPTAINQAYAATRWVAEHGDEIGVDGKRLAVAGNSAGGNMAAVVSLMAKDKGSPALKFQLLLWPVTDASFENGSYQQFADGHFLTRNMMKWFWDSYASDTAERAQVYASPLRASAEQLKGLPPALVQTAEFDVLRDEGEAYARKLDAAGVDVTATRYNGMIHDFGLLNVVSGLPATRSALEQAAGALKNHLN
- a CDS encoding organic hydroperoxide resistance protein, translated to MSIENILYRASAEATGGRDGRAVSSDGVLDVSLSTPRELGGAGGSGTNPEQLFAAGYSACFLGALKFVAARDKHKLSADTWIEGIVGIGAIPNGFGIEVELKISIPDMDCEEARALVEKAHIVCPYSNATRGNIDVTLTLA
- a CDS encoding DUF2798 domain-containing protein — encoded protein: MRKISYRYRQHTAAVIQSAITCAVATAIASPMHLPIAPLLSYWVDSWLLSWLTMVPVVLLATPWIRRMTSIFVQDDLP
- a CDS encoding cysteine hydrolase family protein, encoding MSHEPRPIAPQYTDPAEPALPDPGMQLDLAKAALVVIDPQIDFLSPEGVSWSVFGKSIIEHDTVKHIGQLFAAAKDAGITVAVSPHYYYPCDHEWKFGGPLEMVMHSICMFDRKGPLTLEGFENSGADFMPEYKPYILDGKTIIASPHKVYGPETNDLALQLRKHGVSQIILAGMAANLCVESHLREFLEQGFEVAVVRDATAGPTAPEGDGYLAALINYRFIANALWTTAETLERLKGN
- a CDS encoding AraC family transcriptional regulator: MDVLSEFFDRTNLQGRLFFSGPVDGTLVLDKPPGMAFIHVIQRGGIDMVQPGVPNISINEPALLFCPSSCRYQLRSSSEQPAELICASFQFGRNSPGPFHLGLQETLVFPLDTLEHLAPAIGSLVSEFHGQAAGRSKALNLLFEYLFVLLVRRAVGDGRISSGLLFALQDGRLATVLSRIHEAPEAPWTVDGLARLANMSRSRFSAYFTEIMGSSPMGYVTHWRMKVAQDLLRDGVQIKVIASSVGYSSQASFSRVFANVVGCPPAEWIKRASRNEPPVITARVCR
- a CDS encoding helix-turn-helix domain-containing protein, with the protein product MNFDERLFRTIDLNTLVTFMVVYRELGVSRAARKLNVTQPAVSNVLSKLRRRFGDPLFCTRWRKDSPYTRGHSDRGMPGTSVVNGAGSDRFADDAG
- a CDS encoding DHA2 family efflux MFS transporter permease subunit; this encodes MTTAATATPSNASVTTSVLLIAGIVLATLTEAIASTVLSLGRGDIIGDTYATPDEFAWLDIGYTALKLIGFMTAPWLMNRFYPRNVIIGSTLVMGLACGIAAITARLDLLVALRIIQGFAGGTLLVGGQAIIFRAYPRSHQPILQALFAMGSVVAPATIAPALQGWLIDSQSWTWIFFSVVPLALAATGLLLIADGPMPAKIRHRPFDWIGFALICATLFCFTYVFSQGSRWDWFEEPRILWLTVIGAAALLAFLGQQVLAKGQGLLDFTLFKSGDFTFAFIVSFVAGAALFGSAFLIPAFALSVLAFTPTDAGQLLLPSGAFFIGALLIAAYLMQVRRIPPVATVPFGILMIMAAMWMLSGSTSESGTGDMTAAILLRGLGLGFLFLSITLIAFSNLNSRNLASGIGLFNTGRQLGGLMGVAALQTLIDHDLAANVVVLGTSVTGGRGAVIERLTSTTALLTVKGMDPVAASQAATSLLDRVVTGQSTVIAFDTAFIAVALLFVIAAPVLVGIKIGLSRYAKVRAARTVA